The proteins below come from a single Pseudomonas chlororaphis genomic window:
- a CDS encoding hydrolase, which translates to MDRLSWIRGVNGTLGRVAPRLVAKKMRSLFMRPRNLPPRDWELPLLATSERITLRFGLSALRWGKGPTVLLMHGWEGRPTQFAALITALVDAGYTVVALDGPAHGRSPGREANVLLFARAMLEAAAELPPLQAVIGHSMGGASAMLAVQLGLRTETLVSIAAPARILGILRGFARMMGLPPQARSAFIRQVELDVGMPASKMDVAHYQLDIPGLIVHAEDDTSVSVKESQVIHEAWFDSRLLRLPQGGHQRVLADPRVIDGVLSLLAGRSLQARQSA; encoded by the coding sequence ATGGACAGGTTGAGCTGGATTCGTGGTGTCAATGGCACGCTTGGGCGGGTAGCGCCGCGCCTGGTGGCGAAGAAAATGCGCTCGCTGTTCATGCGTCCGCGAAACCTGCCGCCACGGGACTGGGAACTGCCATTGCTGGCAACGTCCGAGCGCATCACCTTGCGCTTCGGGCTTTCGGCCCTGCGTTGGGGCAAAGGCCCGACCGTCCTGCTGATGCATGGCTGGGAAGGGCGGCCCACGCAGTTCGCGGCGCTGATCACGGCGCTGGTGGACGCCGGCTACACGGTGGTGGCGCTGGATGGTCCGGCCCATGGCCGTTCGCCGGGGCGCGAGGCGAATGTCCTGTTGTTTGCCCGGGCCATGCTTGAAGCCGCCGCGGAACTGCCGCCGCTGCAAGCAGTGATCGGTCATTCAATGGGCGGTGCCAGCGCCATGCTGGCGGTCCAGTTGGGGTTACGCACCGAGACGCTGGTGAGCATCGCCGCCCCCGCGCGCATTCTTGGCATATTGCGCGGCTTTGCCCGGATGATGGGCCTGCCGCCCCAGGCACGTTCGGCATTCATCCGTCAGGTGGAACTCGACGTAGGCATGCCGGCCTCGAAGATGGACGTGGCGCACTACCAATTGGACATCCCAGGGTTGATCGTCCATGCCGAGGACGATACGTCGGTCTCGGTCAAAGAGTCGCAGGTGATTCATGAGGCCTGGTTCGACAGTCGCCTGCTGCGGCTGCCCCAGGGTGGGCACCAGCGGGTACTGGCTGATCCGCGGGTCATCGACGGGGTGCTGTCCCTGCTGGCCGGGCGCAGTTTGCAGGCACGGCAATCGGCTTGA
- a CDS encoding 4-hydroxybenzoyl-CoA thioesterase, with protein sequence MGWDRATPFIIDLQVNAEDIDGLGHANNAVYVTWLERCAWRHSQRLGLDLVEYRRLDRAMAVVRHEIDYLAAAYEGDELQLATWIVDWDQRLKMTRHFQLVRPRDNATLLRAQTTFVCIELSSGRPKRMPAEFIDGYGPALESQVAPGVITS encoded by the coding sequence ATGGGCTGGGATCGAGCAACGCCGTTCATCATTGATCTTCAAGTGAATGCAGAGGACATCGACGGGCTGGGTCACGCCAACAACGCGGTGTACGTCACCTGGCTCGAACGTTGCGCCTGGCGCCACTCACAGCGCCTGGGGTTGGATCTGGTGGAATACCGGCGCCTGGACCGCGCCATGGCGGTGGTGCGGCATGAAATCGATTACCTGGCGGCGGCCTATGAGGGCGATGAGCTGCAACTGGCCACCTGGATCGTCGACTGGGACCAGCGCCTGAAGATGACCCGACACTTCCAACTGGTCCGCCCCCGTGACAACGCCACCTTGCTGCGGGCCCAGACCACCTTTGTCTGCATCGAGCTGTCCAGCGGCAGGCCCAAGCGCATGCCGGCGGAGTTCATCGACGGATACGGCCCGGCGCTGGAGTCCCAGGTCGCGCCTGGTGTCATCACCAGCTGA
- a CDS encoding glutamyl-tRNA synthetase, translating to MTTVRTRIAPSPTGDPHVGTAYIALFNYCFAKQHGGEFILRIEDTDQLRSTRESEQQIFDALRWLGIDWSEGPDVGGPHGPYRQSERGAIYQQYCQQLVDMGHAFPCFCTAEELDQMRAEQMARGETPRYDGRALLLSKEEVARRLAAGEPHVIRMKVPSEGVCVVPDMLRGDVEIPWDRMDMQVLMKTDGLPTYFLANVVDDHLMGITHVLRGEEWLPSAPKLILLYEYFGWEQPQLCYMPLLRNPDKSKLSKRKNPTSVTFYERMGFMPEAMLNYLGRMGWSMPDEREKFSLQEMVEHFDLSRVSLGGPIFDIEKLSWLNGQWLRDLPVEEFAARVQKWALNPDYMMKIAPHVQGRVETFSQIAPLAGFFFAGGVTPDAKLFESKKLSGDQVRQLMQLILWKLESLRQWEKDSITATIQAVVESLELKLRDAMPLMFAAITGQASSVSVLDAMEILGPDLTRFRLRQAIDLLGGVSKKENKEWEKLLGAIA from the coding sequence ACCGCCTACATCGCTTTGTTCAACTATTGCTTTGCCAAGCAGCACGGCGGTGAGTTCATCCTGCGCATCGAGGACACCGATCAGTTGCGTTCGACCCGTGAGTCCGAACAGCAGATTTTCGACGCCCTGCGCTGGCTGGGGATCGACTGGAGCGAAGGCCCGGATGTGGGCGGTCCCCATGGTCCGTATCGCCAGAGCGAGCGCGGTGCGATCTACCAGCAGTACTGCCAGCAACTGGTGGACATGGGGCATGCGTTCCCGTGTTTCTGTACCGCCGAAGAGCTGGACCAGATGCGCGCCGAGCAGATGGCCCGCGGCGAAACCCCGCGCTATGACGGGCGTGCGTTGCTGCTGTCCAAGGAAGAAGTCGCCCGCCGCCTGGCCGCTGGCGAGCCCCATGTGATCCGCATGAAGGTGCCGTCCGAGGGCGTCTGCGTGGTCCCGGACATGCTGCGTGGCGACGTCGAGATCCCGTGGGATCGCATGGACATGCAAGTGCTGATGAAGACCGACGGCCTGCCGACGTACTTCCTGGCCAACGTGGTCGACGACCACCTGATGGGCATCACCCACGTGTTGCGCGGTGAGGAATGGCTGCCATCGGCGCCGAAACTGATCCTGCTCTACGAGTATTTCGGCTGGGAACAACCGCAACTGTGCTACATGCCACTGCTGCGTAACCCGGACAAGAGCAAGCTGTCCAAGCGCAAGAACCCGACTTCGGTGACGTTCTACGAACGCATGGGCTTCATGCCCGAGGCGATGCTCAATTACCTGGGGCGCATGGGCTGGTCGATGCCGGACGAGCGCGAGAAGTTCTCGCTGCAGGAAATGGTCGAGCACTTCGACCTGTCGCGTGTTTCCCTGGGCGGCCCGATCTTCGACATCGAGAAACTGTCCTGGCTCAACGGCCAGTGGCTGCGGGACCTGCCGGTGGAAGAGTTCGCCGCGCGCGTGCAGAAGTGGGCGCTGAACCCCGACTACATGATGAAGATCGCCCCTCATGTGCAGGGCAGGGTGGAGACCTTCAGTCAGATCGCACCGCTGGCCGGCTTCTTCTTTGCCGGTGGCGTGACGCCGGATGCGAAGCTGTTCGAATCGAAGAAACTTTCGGGCGACCAGGTGCGCCAGTTGATGCAACTCATCCTGTGGAAGCTTGAGAGCTTGCGCCAATGGGAGAAGGACAGCATCACTGCGACCATCCAGGCCGTGGTCGAGTCCCTGGAGTTGAAGCTGCGTGATGCCATGCCGCTGATGTTCGCCGCCATCACGGGCCAGGCCAGTTCTGTGTCGGTGCTCGATGCGATGGAAATCCTCGGGCCGGACCTGACCCGTTTCCGCCTGCGCCAGGCCATTGATCTGCTCGGCGGCGTGTCGAAAAAGGAAAACAAGGAGTGGGAAAAACTGCTGGGCGCGATCGCTTAA
- a CDS encoding histidine kinase, producing MPKPVDPLPPLPRIQALDPKRSEQSWDSAPQLLAALNGARLGAWSWDIETGQISWSRGTQALFGFDPRQPLPADMDYLDLLLPEDRARAIRAFRAAVAGAPLEQAMHHRIVWPDGSLHWLEISGSVQPDKHGRPRMIGVIREITHQRQREQALRSSEKRFATLFHLCPNMVLLTRQEDGLISEVNQYFESLFGWPVHAVIGRTTLELGLWVDPSQRQKLVQATKAKGELVSMEVEFRASNGQIHNGILSAQKVELEGQPYLLSTFLDTTERKLAEQALKDSQERLDLALDSAQLGTWDWHIPSGMLYGSARAAQLHGLEPKAFHESFDAFFEGVPDEERNNMRNAYRSLREGPAGNYQLTYRVQLPDGSSRYLESRARLYRNEDGSPLRMAGTLLDITDQVEREQSLAASEEKFATLFQVSPDPICVTHQDSGRFLEINSSFTQTFGWSAKDVIGLSADEIGLWEASGSSLQRIERVIREQSLSNVAIVVHHKDGQPLTCVISSRQINVGNQPCIVTTLRDITHQQRSEAALKASEEKFAKAFHSSPDAITITERESGRYLEINDGFYRLTGYRADEVLGRTVYEVGIWADEKQRTALLAELQLKGRVHHREMLGRNKRGEILTVEVSVEPITLNETACLLLTARDVSLLRNAEAQIRHLAYHDPLTNLPNRALLMDRLSQQIALLKRHNLRGALLFLDLDHFKHINDSLGHPVGDTVLKIITARLEASVRLEDTVARLGGDEFVVLLSGLEGNRAAVSEQVQKLADTLRELLSEPMFLDGQRLQVTPSIGMALIPDHGSTPADLLKRADIALYRAKDSGRNTSQMFHATMQKAASERLRMETDLRQALARGEFSLHFQPQVDARDNRIVGAEALVRWHHPELGAQSPNEFIKVLEDSGLILEVGTWILDEACVGFKDLIARGRIDPRRFSLCVNISPRQFRQSDFVERIESSLVTHGLPFSMLKLEITEGIVIQNLDDTIGKMRRLKKLGVSFAMDDFGTGYSSLTYLKRLPVDTLKIDQSFVRDATCDPNDAEIIRAIVAMAHSLNLEMIAEGVETLEQLQFLQGLDCHLYQGYLHSRPLPLEAFERLLP from the coding sequence ATGCCCAAACCCGTAGATCCCCTACCGCCCCTGCCGCGTATCCAGGCGCTTGACCCGAAGCGGTCCGAGCAAAGCTGGGACAGTGCGCCACAGTTGCTGGCCGCGCTCAACGGTGCGCGGCTGGGCGCCTGGTCGTGGGACATCGAGACGGGCCAGATCAGTTGGTCCCGCGGAACCCAGGCACTCTTCGGCTTCGACCCGCGCCAACCGCTGCCGGCGGACATGGACTACCTGGACCTGTTGCTGCCCGAAGATCGCGCCCGGGCCATCCGCGCCTTTCGCGCCGCCGTGGCCGGCGCGCCGCTGGAACAGGCGATGCACCACCGCATCGTCTGGCCCGACGGCAGCCTGCACTGGCTGGAGATCAGTGGCAGCGTCCAGCCTGACAAACACGGGCGCCCGCGCATGATCGGGGTGATCCGCGAGATCACTCACCAGCGCCAACGCGAGCAGGCGTTGCGCAGCTCGGAGAAACGCTTCGCCACGCTGTTTCACCTGTGCCCGAACATGGTGCTGCTGACGCGCCAGGAAGACGGCCTGATCAGCGAGGTCAACCAGTACTTCGAAAGCCTGTTCGGCTGGCCGGTCCATGCCGTGATCGGCCGCACGACCCTGGAGCTGGGCCTGTGGGTAGACCCCAGCCAACGACAGAAACTGGTGCAGGCGACCAAGGCCAAGGGCGAACTGGTCAGCATGGAAGTGGAGTTCCGGGCCAGTAACGGCCAGATCCACAACGGCATCCTCAGCGCGCAGAAGGTCGAGCTCGAGGGCCAACCCTATCTGCTGAGCACCTTTCTCGACACCACCGAGCGCAAACTCGCCGAACAGGCCCTCAAGGACAGCCAGGAGCGCCTTGACCTGGCCCTCGACTCGGCGCAACTGGGCACCTGGGACTGGCACATTCCCAGCGGCATGCTCTACGGCTCCGCACGCGCCGCGCAATTGCATGGCCTGGAGCCCAAGGCGTTCCATGAATCGTTCGATGCGTTTTTCGAAGGGGTGCCCGATGAAGAACGCAACAATATGCGCAATGCCTACCGCAGCCTGCGCGAAGGCCCGGCAGGCAACTACCAACTGACCTACCGCGTGCAACTGCCGGACGGCAGCTCCCGCTACCTGGAAAGCCGCGCGCGCCTCTACCGCAACGAAGACGGCAGCCCCCTGCGCATGGCCGGCACGCTGCTGGACATCACCGACCAGGTCGAGCGCGAACAGAGCCTGGCGGCCTCGGAAGAGAAATTCGCCACGCTGTTCCAGGTCAGTCCCGACCCGATTTGCGTGACCCACCAGGACAGCGGCCGGTTCCTGGAGATCAACTCCAGCTTCACCCAGACCTTCGGCTGGAGCGCCAAGGACGTGATCGGCCTCAGCGCCGACGAAATCGGCCTCTGGGAAGCCTCGGGCAGCAGCCTGCAGCGCATCGAACGAGTGATTCGCGAGCAATCGCTGAGCAATGTCGCCATCGTCGTCCACCACAAGGACGGCCAGCCACTGACCTGCGTGATCTCCAGCCGGCAGATCAACGTCGGCAACCAGCCCTGTATCGTCACCACCCTGCGCGATATCACCCACCAGCAGCGCTCGGAAGCGGCCCTGAAGGCCAGCGAGGAAAAATTCGCCAAGGCGTTTCACTCCAGCCCCGACGCCATCACCATCACCGAACGCGAAAGCGGCCGCTACCTGGAGATCAACGACGGCTTCTATCGCCTGACCGGCTACCGCGCCGACGAGGTGCTGGGCCGCACAGTCTATGAAGTGGGCATCTGGGCCGATGAAAAACAGCGCACGGCGTTGCTGGCCGAGCTGCAACTCAAGGGCCGCGTGCACCACCGGGAAATGCTCGGGCGCAACAAGCGCGGGGAAATCCTCACGGTGGAGGTGTCCGTCGAGCCGATCACCCTGAACGAAACCGCCTGCCTGTTGCTCACCGCCCGAGACGTCAGCCTGCTGCGCAATGCCGAAGCGCAGATCCGCCACCTGGCCTACCACGACCCGCTGACCAACCTGCCCAACCGCGCCCTGTTGATGGACCGCCTGAGCCAACAGATCGCCCTGCTCAAGCGCCACAACCTGCGCGGTGCCCTGCTGTTTCTCGACTTGGACCATTTCAAGCACATCAACGACTCCCTCGGCCACCCCGTGGGCGACACCGTGCTGAAGATCATCACGGCGCGACTGGAGGCCAGCGTACGCCTGGAAGACACCGTGGCCCGACTTGGCGGCGACGAGTTCGTCGTGCTGCTCAGCGGGCTGGAGGGCAACCGTGCCGCCGTCAGCGAGCAAGTGCAGAAACTGGCCGACACCCTGCGTGAGCTGCTCTCGGAGCCGATGTTCCTCGATGGCCAGCGCCTGCAAGTCACGCCGAGCATCGGCATGGCGCTGATTCCCGACCACGGCTCCACGCCCGCCGACCTGCTCAAGCGCGCCGACATTGCGCTGTACCGCGCCAAGGATTCAGGGCGCAACACTTCGCAGATGTTCCACGCCACCATGCAAAAAGCCGCCAGCGAACGGCTGCGAATGGAAACCGACCTGCGCCAGGCCCTGGCCCGTGGCGAATTCAGCCTGCACTTCCAGCCCCAGGTCGACGCCCGGGACAACCGCATCGTCGGCGCCGAAGCCCTGGTTCGCTGGCATCACCCGGAACTGGGTGCCCAGTCGCCCAACGAGTTCATCAAGGTGCTGGAAGACAGCGGCCTGATCCTCGAAGTCGGGACCTGGATCCTCGATGAGGCCTGTGTCGGCTTCAAGGACCTGATCGCCCGGGGCAGGATCGACCCGCGGCGATTCAGCCTGTGCGTGAACATCAGCCCCCGGCAGTTCCGCCAGAGCGACTTCGTCGAACGCATCGAAAGCAGCCTGGTCACCCACGGCCTGCCCTTTTCCATGCTCAAACTGGAGATCACCGAAGGCATCGTGATCCAGAACCTGGACGACACCATCGGCAAGATGCGCCGGCTGAAAAAACTGGGGGTGAGTTTCGCCATGGACGACTTCGGCACCGGCTACTCATCACTGACCTACCTCAAGCGCCTGCCGGTAGACACGCTGAAAATCGACCAGTCGTTCGTGCGCGACGCCACCTGCGACCCCAACGACGCTGAAATCATCCGCGCCATCGTCGCCATGGCCCACAGCCTGAACCTGGAAATGATCGCCGAAGGCGTGGAAACCCTGGAACAACTGCAATTCCTGCAAGGGCTCGACTGCCATCTGTACCAGGGCTACCTGCACAGCCGGCCGCTGCCGCTGGAGGCGTTTGAACGGCTGCTGCCCTGA
- a CDS encoding TetR family transcriptional regulator translates to MSDKKAQTRERILKAASAALIKHGPAEPSVGEVMGAAGLTVGGFYAHFESKDALMLEAFKQLLSHRRDLIAGLDAGLTGEERRTLSAAFYLSRKHRDSSEQACPIPASVGELGRLPDEFRAVLNEHIELMAAQLAASPEDTDKALADIALMVGGLSLARALGPGELSDRLLRAAKSAVR, encoded by the coding sequence ATGAGCGATAAGAAGGCACAAACCCGCGAACGCATTCTCAAGGCCGCCAGTGCGGCGTTGATCAAGCATGGCCCGGCCGAGCCGAGCGTGGGTGAGGTGATGGGCGCGGCGGGTCTGACGGTGGGCGGTTTCTATGCGCACTTCGAAAGCAAGGATGCCTTGATGCTGGAGGCGTTCAAGCAGTTGCTCAGCCATCGTCGCGACTTGATCGCCGGCCTGGACGCAGGGCTGACCGGTGAAGAGCGGCGCACGCTGTCGGCGGCGTTCTACCTGTCGCGCAAGCACCGCGACTCCAGCGAACAAGCCTGCCCGATCCCGGCCTCGGTGGGTGAGCTCGGACGCCTGCCGGATGAGTTTCGCGCGGTGCTCAATGAACACATAGAACTCATGGCTGCGCAGTTGGCGGCCAGCCCCGAAGACACCGACAAGGCCTTGGCCGACATCGCCCTGATGGTCGGCGGCTTGTCCCTGGCGCGGGCGCTGGGCCCTGGAGAGTTATCGGATCGTTTGCTGCGCGCTGCCAAATCGGCGGTGCGATGA
- a CDS encoding tRNA-dihydrouridine synthase C codes for MQIALAPMEGLVDNILRDVLTRVGGIDWCVTEFIRVNDRLLTPAYFHKLAPELLTQARTAAGVPLRVQLLGSDPVCLAENAALACELGSEVIDLNFGCPAKTVNKSRGGAVLLKEPELLNQIVEHVRRAVPRHIPVTAKMRLGFDSPDGALVCATALAEGGAEHIVVHARTKTDGYKPPAHWEWIPRVQDVVKVPVFANGDIWSVEDWRRCREISGVDDIMLGRGLVSRPDLARQIAAARAGEEVVPMSWAELQPMLQDFWGQVVEQLTPRQAPGRLKQWLAMLTRNYPEAVTLFSALRRETELEAVGHLLGVKRTEAA; via the coding sequence ATGCAAATTGCCCTGGCGCCCATGGAGGGGTTGGTCGACAACATCCTGCGCGATGTTCTGACCCGCGTTGGCGGAATCGACTGGTGTGTCACCGAGTTCATCCGCGTCAACGATCGCCTGCTCACGCCGGCGTACTTCCATAAGCTCGCCCCGGAGCTGCTGACCCAGGCTCGGACCGCCGCCGGCGTGCCGCTACGGGTGCAATTGCTGGGGTCCGACCCGGTGTGCCTGGCGGAGAACGCAGCGTTGGCCTGCGAGCTGGGCTCGGAGGTGATCGACCTGAACTTCGGGTGCCCGGCCAAGACCGTGAACAAATCCCGCGGTGGGGCGGTCTTGCTCAAGGAGCCGGAACTGCTCAACCAGATCGTCGAACACGTACGCCGCGCAGTGCCCCGGCACATTCCGGTAACCGCCAAGATGCGCCTGGGCTTCGACAGCCCGGACGGCGCGCTGGTGTGTGCCACGGCGCTGGCCGAGGGCGGTGCAGAGCACATCGTGGTGCATGCGCGGACCAAGACCGACGGCTACAAGCCACCGGCTCATTGGGAATGGATTCCCCGAGTCCAGGACGTGGTCAAGGTGCCGGTGTTCGCCAATGGCGATATCTGGAGTGTCGAGGATTGGCGGCGTTGCCGCGAAATCAGTGGCGTCGACGACATCATGCTCGGTCGCGGCCTGGTTTCCCGTCCAGACCTGGCTCGGCAGATTGCCGCTGCCCGGGCCGGCGAAGAAGTGGTGCCGATGTCCTGGGCCGAACTGCAACCGATGCTGCAAGATTTTTGGGGGCAAGTGGTCGAGCAACTGACGCCCCGCCAGGCCCCTGGCCGATTGAAGCAGTGGCTGGCGATGCTGACGCGCAATTACCCCGAGGCGGTGACGTTGTTCAGTGCGTTGCGCCGGGAGACCGAGCTGGAAGCGGTGGGGCATTTGTTGGGTGTGAAGCGCACGGAAGCGGCCTGA
- a CDS encoding heat-shock protein yields MSTAFSLAPLFRSSVGFDRFNDLFETALRNEPGSSYPPYNVEKYGDDQYRIVVAAAGFREEDLDLQVEKGVLTISGGKREASNDSVTYLHQGIAQRAFKLSFRLADHIEIKSAGLSNGLLSIDLLRVIPEEAKAKRIPINGVQQQPALQN; encoded by the coding sequence ATGAGTACTGCATTTTCGCTGGCCCCACTGTTCCGTTCCTCGGTAGGTTTCGACCGTTTCAACGACTTGTTCGAAACCGCGCTGCGCAACGAACCAGGCAGCAGCTATCCACCCTACAACGTGGAAAAATACGGTGATGATCAATACCGTATCGTGGTCGCCGCCGCAGGTTTCCGGGAAGAAGACCTGGACCTGCAGGTGGAAAAAGGTGTGCTGACCATCAGCGGCGGTAAGCGCGAGGCCAGCAACGACAGCGTGACCTACTTGCACCAGGGCATCGCCCAGCGTGCATTCAAGCTGTCCTTCCGGTTGGCGGATCATATCGAGATCAAGTCCGCTGGCCTGAGCAACGGTCTGTTGAGCATCGACCTGTTGCGGGTCATCCCGGAAGAGGCGAAAGCCAAGCGCATCCCAATCAACGGGGTGCAGCAACAACCTGCGTTGCAGAACTGA